A single region of the Phalacrocorax carbo chromosome 4, bPhaCar2.1, whole genome shotgun sequence genome encodes:
- the SDAD1 gene encoding protein SDA1 homolog translates to MSGRQGNKLPSNLPQLQNLIKRDPTSYTEEFLQQYHHYQSHVEIFTFQPDKPSKELAELVMFLAQVAHCYPEHMANFPQQLKELLSYHHTVLDADLRMTFCKALILLRNKNLINPTSLLELFFQLLRCHDKLLRKTLYTHIVSDIKNVNAKHKNNKVNTTLQNFMYTMLRDSNPTAAKISLDVMIELYRRNIWNDAKTVNVITTACFSKVTKVLVASLKFFLGRDEDEKQDSDSESEDDVPTARDLMMRYATNKKTTKRKKKLEKAMKVLKKQKKKSKPEVFNFSAIHLIHDPQDFAEKLLKQLENCKERFEVKMMLMDLISRLVGIHELFLFNFYPFVQRFLQPHQREVTKILLFAAQASHQLVPPEIIQSVLMTIANNFVTDKNSGEVMTVGINAIKEITARCPLAMTEDLLQDLVQYKTHKNKNVMMSARTLIHLFRSLNPDMLQKKFRGKPTEASLEARIHEYGELDAKDYIPGAEVLDVESQKEKGGSQEEDGWESASLSEEEDNEDGEWIDVHHSSDEEQQEVAEKVKSMPIEERKAKAAAVSTSRLLTQEDFHKIRLAQLSKEINSAPGKAAKRKNIEIDDEEEEGRGELLSLRDIEHLHKKPKSDKETRLATAMAGKTDRREFVKKKTRINPFASSSNKEKQKHKNFMMMRYSHSVRTKNKRSFREKQLALRDALLKKRRRLLK, encoded by the exons ATGTCGGGCCGGCAGGGAAACAAGCTGCCCAGCAAcctgccccagctgcagaaCCTCATCAAGCGGGACCCGACCTCCTACACCGAGGAG TTCCTCCAGCAGTACCACCACTACCAGTCTCATGTGGAGATTTTCACTTTCCAACCGGACAAGCCCAGTAAGGAGCTGGCTGAACTGGTGATGTTCCTGGCACAG GTTGCCCACTGCTACCCAGAACACATGGCCAACTTTCCccagcagctgaaggagctgcTCTCCTACCACCATACAGTCCTTGATGCGGACCTGCGCATG ACCTTCTGCAAGGCTTTGATCTTGTTAAGAAATAAGAATCTAATAAATCCAACGAGTTTGCTGGAGCTCTTCTTCCAACTGCTGCGGTGTCATGATAAACTCCTACGAAAA ACTTTGTATACTCACATCGTGTCGGACATCAAGAATGTCAATGCTAAACACAAAAACAATAAAGTAAACACA ACACTGCAGAACTTCATGTACACTATGCTGCGGGACAGCAATCCCACTGCTGCAAAGATATCCCTAGACGTGATGATTGAACTCTACAGAAGGAATATCTG GAATGATGCCAAAACGGTAAATGTCATCACAACTGCCTGCTTTTCCAAAGTGACAAAG gTGTTAGTTGCTAGTTTGAAGTTCTTCCTTGGGAGAGATGAAGATGAGAAACAAGACAGTGACTCAGAATCTGAG GACGATGTTCCCACAGCCAGAGATCTGATGATGCGGTATGCAACTAATAAGAAAACCACCAAGCGCaagaagaaactggaaaaagcaaTGAAGGTTCTCAAG aaacagaagaagaagaGCAAGCCAGAGGTGTTCAACTTCTCTGCTATTCACTTGATTCATGATCCCCAAG ACTTTGCAGAGAAACTGCTGAAGCAGCTGGAGAACTGTAAGGAAAGGTTTGAAGTGAAGATGATGCTCATGGACCTAATATCTAGGCTAGTTGGGATACACGAG ctttttctttttaacttctaCCCCTTCGTTCAGAGGTTCCTACAGCCCCATCAGAGAG aagtgACAAAGattcttctgtttgctgcaCAAGCTTCACATCAGCTGGTACCACCTGAG attatcCAGTCTGTGTTGATGACCATTGCCAACAACTTTGTCACTGACAAGAATTCTGGGGAGGTCATGACTGTAGG AATCAatgcaataaaagaaataactgcAAGATGTCCACTAGCCATGACTGAAGATTTGCTTCAAGACCTTGTTCAGTACAAGactcataaaaataaaa ATGTGATGATGTCTGCAAGAACTCTGATACACCTTTTCCGTTCTCTGAATCCGGATATGCTGCAGAAGAAATTCAGG GGTAAGCCTACTGAGGCCTCACTGGAAGCCAGGATTCATGAATATGGAGAACTGGATGCCAAAGACTATATTCCAGGAGCAGAAGTACTGGATGTTGAGAgtcaaaaggaaaagggaggaagcCAGGAAGAAG ATGGATGGGAAAGTGCTAGTCTGAGTGAGGAAGAAGATAATGAAGATGGAGAGTGGATTGATGTGCATCACTCCTCAGATGAGGAGCAGCAAGAAGTG gcagagaaagtGAAAAGCATGCCCATAGAGGAACGAAAAGCCAAAGCTGCAGCAGTCAGTACAAGCAGGCTGCTAACCCAGGAAGACTTCCACAAAATACGCCTTGCCCAGCTCtccaaagaaattaattctgcacCTGGCAAAGCTGcgaagaggaaaaatattgaaatagatgatgaagaggaggagggcag gGGAGAGTTGCTTTCACTCAGAGATATTGAACATCTGCACAAGAAGCCTAAATCGGACAAGGAGACCAGATTGGCAACTGCAATG GCTGGAAAAACAGACAGAAGAGaatttgtgaaaaagaaaacaagaattaacCCATTTGCCAGCTCTTccaacaaagaaaagcagaagcacaaGAACTTCATGATGATGAGATACAGCCATAGTGTCCGGACTAAAAATAAGCGTTCTTTCAGGGAAAAACAG CTGGCTCTTCGAGATGCACTTCTGAAAAAGAGACGACGGCtcctgaaataa